The Caballeronia sp. Lep1P3 genome segment ACACTCCCGAATGTCTGTCATTGCTCCGTTACTCCGAGCGTCGGCTGGGCGGCCGAAGCGTGTCGCGGAGCTACTCGTGCGTCAGCCGACGACAGTGTGTCGATGAACACGACTGCGCTCACAGTGACAAACCCTAGATCGATCTCGGGCAAGTGGCGAACATGCGCATCGAAGGTAGGCATCGCTCACGCACCCCGCACCTCGCCGGCACCCAGCAAATACAGATCCCTCAACCGTCCCACACCGCCCCCGCACTTTCGAAACCCAACCCCACTCCTCAACCACCCCACCCACCCCCGCTCAACCGCCCCACCTGCACCCCCAACGCCACCCCGCGTGACCATAAACACCGTAAGCGCCATCCACAGCCCGTGATTCCCCATCGCCCCAACAAGCGCCCACGCAGCAACCGCAAACACCGCAAACGACACCCCCATCGCCACCATCAACTCCCGCGTCCTGGTCGCGCCGATAAACACCCCATCGAGCTGAAACCCTGCCACCGATGCAAGCGGCAGCACCGCCGCCCACGGCAAATAACGCAGCGCGGCGGCGCGCACGACGGCCTGATCCGTCAGCTGTCCGATGATCCACTCGCCGCCCAGCCAATAAGCGACCGAAAACCCCGCCGCGCCGATGACCGACCACAGCATCGTCACCTTGACGGCCTGACGGAACGCGTGACGGTCGCGCGCGCCGGCAGCCGCGCCGACGAGCGCTTCGGCGGCATGCGCGAAGCCGTCAAGTCCGTAGGCCGTGAACGTCTGGAAGTTGAGCAGCAGCGCGTTCGCGGCGAGCAGGGCATCGCCCTGACGCGCGCCCAGATGCGCGAACCAGCCGAACGCGCCGAGCAGACACAGCGTCCGGATGAAGATGTCGCGGTTGATCGCGACGAGCCGCCTGATCGCATGCCCGTCAAAAAGCGCGCGGACCCCGAGCGGCGCCAAGCCGCGTTCCCGCAAGCGCCAGAGCAGCGCGACACCCAGCGCGAAGCCGCAAAAATCCGCGAACGCAGTCGCCGCGCCGATGCCCGCGATTCCCCAGCCGAAGCGGTAGACGGAGAGCAGCACGGCAACCACATTCATCGCGTTGATGAACACCTGCACGACGAGCGCGAGGCGCACGCGCTGGCAGCCGAGCAGATACCCGAGCACCACGTAATTGGCGAGCGCGAACGGCGCGGCCCAGATGCGCGCGTGGCAATACGTGCTCGCGGTTTGCTGCACCGCCGCGCTGCCGCCGAGCGCGACGAGCGCATAACGGACGATGGGCGCCTGCAGCACGAGCACGGCCACGCCGATCGCGAGCGCCAGCATCAGCGCGCGCAGCAGGCTTGCGCGCAGCGCGACGGCATCGCGGGCGCCGAACGCCTGCGCGACGAGTCCGGTCGTGCCCATGCGAAGAAAGCCGAAGCCCCAGAACACGAAGCTGAACACGAGGCCGCCGAGCGCGACGCCGCCGAGATACTGCGGACCATCGAGATGGCCGGCGACGGCGGTATCGACTGCGCCGAGAATCGGCTGCGTCAGATTGGCGAGCACGATTGGAAGCGCGAGCGTCAGCACGCGCCGATGCCAGCGCACGGGCAGGGCGGCAGATTGTGAAGCGTCAGGGGAAGAGGTCAAGTGCGGGTCCGTGGTCGCGTCGGCAGAAGAAAGACGAGGAGAAAGGCGAAGAGAAGGGCGACATTGTCGTCAGCGCGGCGAGGCGGCGCAACGTCGCGGCGCGCCCGATAATGCGGCTCCGTCGAAACGCGCGCTTCGTGATGAAAACCTTCCTGCTCTACGTCGTGACCGCGATAGCGGAAATCGGGGGCTGTTACTTTCCTTACCGATGGCTGAAGGCGGGCGGCTCGCCGTGGCTCGTCGTGCCGGGTGCCTTGTCGCTCGCGCTCTTCGCGTGGCTCCTGACGCTGCACGAGACCGCCGCGGGCCGCGTGTATGCCGCGTATGGCGGCGTCTACATCGGCGTGGCGATCGCCTGGCTCTGGGCAATCGAGCGCATTCGGCCAACCGTGTGGGACATCACCGGCGCGGCCATCGCGCTGGTCGGCATGAGCGTGATCGCGTTCCAGCCGCGCTGACCGCATCCGTCACATACCGCTCACGCCTGCAGCGCGAGCAGCGCGAATGTCGCGAGCCAGTGCTCGCCCATGTAATCCCCGGCGACATGCGCGATGCCCGCGGCGAGATGTTCGTCCGCGCTCGACTGCAACACGGCGATGCGCGCGTCGCCTTCCGGCAGCGCCCGCGCGATCTCGCGCTGACACCACGCGCGGCTCAGGTTCAGGCCGTCGAGGTGCGCGAGCTTGCCGTCGCTGCGATCCGTGACGGTGGCCGGCGTGAAGAGCGTCGCGGGCTCGCGCGCGGCAAGGCGCGGCAGGAACGCATCGAGCCAGCCGGCGAAGCGCGCATCGGGCAGGACGTGGCGCATCAATACTGCTTCCATCAGCGAGGGCGAGAGGAATTCGTCCCCGGCCGGCTCCCATGCCTGACACCCTGCATCGTTCTCGAACCAGCGCATCGCGGTTCGCGTGAGCAGTTGCTCGAACGCCGTATCGCCGACGACGCGCGCATACCCAAGCGACAGCGTCAGCGCGAACGCCATGTTGAAGTGCGTGCCGACGCGCAGCGGATACGTGGACTTCGGCAGAAATTCGGTGAAGCGCTCGACGAAGGCGTCCGCGAGCGGTTGCAGCGAGCGCGCCCAGCGCGCGCCATCGGCGGATTGCATCGAGCGAAGTTGGCCCGCGAGCGCGAGCAGCCACGCCCAGCCGTAGGGCCGCTCGAAGCCGCGCGATGCCGGGCGTTGCAGATACGCGACTTCCGCCGCGACGTTCGCCTCGGTGAAATGCTCGTCGATGACCGCGCGAATGCGGGCGGCCTCCGGCAAGCCGGGGAAGCAGTCGTACAGGCGCGCAGTCAGCCAGTAGCCGTGCACGCACGAATGCCAGTCGAAGCTGCCGTAGAAAATCGGATGCAGCGCGCGCGGGCTTTGCGCGTCGGCAGCGCTTGCGAGAACGTGGTCGAGCTTGTTCGGATATTCGCGCGTCAGGTGGCCGAGCGCCACTTGCGCGAACTTCGATGCGAGCGCTTCGTCGAGCGCGACGGGTTTCTGCTTGTCCATGCGAACCTCGCGGAACATCGTTCGGTTGAATTGAATCGCGACTTTATCGATAAATGCTCGATAAAGTGTCCTGGCCGGGTAATTACCTAGTTGCAGTGTCGCGCGCCTTGCGCAGAAATGCCGTAAGCCGCGCGAAGGCTTTCGCCGTAAGCGACGACGCGTTTCGGTTCGGCGAGCGCTCTTGCCCGCGCGCATCGAAATGCGCGGTCAAGCGCCATCCGCGATGCAACTTCTGCGCGCCGATGCCCGATGCGTCGTTTAAACTTGCGCCCGAACGCCGCCAGAGCGTCACGTCCCGGCACGCGCGCCGGGCTTTTCATTCCAATAGAGACGTAAGCGTCCAGCACATTCATGAGCGATCTTCCCGTATATACCGCAGAGGACACCCGGCGACGCGTTTTCGCAATCGTCGGCGCGTCGTCGGGCAATCTCGTCGAATGGTTCGACTTCTACATTTACTCGTTCCTCGCGCTGTATTTCTCGGCGGCATTCTTTCCGGGCGGCAATCCGACCGTGCAATTGCTGAACACCGCGGGCGTGTTCGCCGCCGGTTTCCTCATGCGGCCGATCGGCGGATGGCTCTTCGGCCGCATCGCCGACAAACACGGCCGCCGCAACGCGATGATGATCTCGGTGCTGATGATGTGCGGCGGCTCGCTCGTCATCACCTTCCTGCCGACTTACGCGAGCATCGGTGCCTGGGCGCCGCTGCTGCTGCTCGTCGCGCGGCTTTTTCAGGGCTTGTCGGTGGGCGGTGAATACGGCACGAGCGCGACTTACATGAGCGAAGTGGCGTTGCGCGGCCGGCGCGGATTCTTTGCGTCGTTCCAGTACGTGACGCTGATCGGCGGGCAACTCGCCGCGCTGCTCGTGCTCGTCGTGTTGCAGCTTTTCCTTTCGACGGAAGAACTGAAAGCCTGGGGCTGGCGCGTGCCGTTCTTCATCGGCGCGTGTGCGGCGCTCATTTCGCTGTATTTGCGCCGTTCGCTCGATGAAACGACGACGGCGGAAATCCGCGAGCGCAAGGAAGCGGGCACGCTCGCGGGACTGATGCATCACAAGGCCGCGTTCATGACGGTCGTGGGGTTCACGGCGGGCGGCTCGCTCATCTTCTATACGTTCACGACCTACATGCAGAAGTATCTGGTGAACACGGCCGGCATGCACGCGAAGACCGCGAGCAACGTGATGACCGGCGCGCTTCTCGTCTACATGCTGCTGCAGCCGCTGTTCGGCGCGCTGTCGGACCGCATCGGACGCCGCCAGTCGATGCTCTGGTTCGGCGTGCTCGCGACGCTTTGCACCGTGCCGCTGCTGCACGCGCTCTCGGGCGTGAAAAGCCCGTTCATGGCCTTCGTGCTGATCGTGGCGGCGCTCGCCATCGTGAGTTTCTATACGTCGATCAGCGGTCTCATCAAGGCCGAAATGTTTCCGCCCGAAGTGCGCGCGCTCGGCGTCGGGCTGTCGTATGCGGTCGCCAACGCGGTATTCGGCGGATCGGCGGAATATGTCGCGCTGTGGCTCAAGAACGCGGGAAGCGAATCGGCGTTCTTCTGGTACGTGACCGTGATGTGCGCGATCTCGCTCGTCGTCTCGTGGGTGATGCTGAGCCCGGTCAAGGAGGGATACTTGCGCAACGAACCGTAAGGTTCAGCCGCGCGGACGCCCGATCGTCCGCGCGGTATGTTCAACGAGGCGGGCCGGGCGCGGACATCGATTGCCGCGCGGCTTGCCGATGACGGTAGTATGGTGTTTGATGCGGTATGTATCGATAGACGATGCGCCCGGCGTGGCGCGCAGTGGCACTCGGAAACAGGATATGCATGGGCGCGGCCTCGTCGCGCGCCGTGGCGATGCGCGCACTCGGGCGCATCGGTCAGCAGGGAGCCTGTCCATGGAAGATTTCGACGAAACGTTGTTTGTCGTCTGGCGAGCGAACCTGAACGTACTGGTCGGTTCGCCCGGCGGCGCCGCGCGTCTTGCGCGGATGATGAACTTCTCGCCGTCGTTCATGAAGCTGATCGTCGCGGGGCAGCGGGACTTCAACGAGGAATTCGTGCGCGGCATCGAGCTGGTGTCGGGGCTGCCGCCGCACTGGATGGACGAGCGGCGCAGCGCCGCCGAGGTTCCCGTGGAAGTCAAGCGCGCGCTCGACGAAGAACGGCCGTTCGCGATATTTCGCGGCACCGCGCATCCCGCGCCCAAGCGTTCGGTGCTGCGCGGACCGGAGCCGCTGCTTTCGCAGACGGAAGCCACGCGGCGCGTCGCGGATCTCGCGCAGCAACAGGCCGAAGCCAACCGCCGCGATCTGCTCTTCAGGAAGAACCGGGAATTGCTGTCGCAGGACTTGCGGCGGCTCGAGCGGCAGCTCGGCCTCCTGCAAGTGGAGCCGATGCTGCCGAAGGCCGATGAACTCGTCGCATCCGACCGCATGAGCGAATCGGCGAAAGCGGATCTGTCCGGGCGGCTCGAACAGATCGACAAGCATGTCAAGCTGCTGCATCAGCACGTCGAGAAACTCGTCGCGCTCCTCTCGACGCCCGACGAGCCGGGCGCCGGCGACGCGAGCTGAAAAGGCCGCCTACTTTTTCGGCGCTTCGTCTTTCTCGCGCGATTCCGGTTCCGGGTGAACCGCGATCGGATCGCTTGCCGGGAAGGTTTCTTCGAGCGCTTCGTCGAGCGCGTCTTGTTCCTTCACCGGCTCCGGCTGCTTCGTTGCTCCGTTCTGGCTGGCTTGCGTCATGGGGCCTCCGCGATGTGAGTCGAACGTATCCCAATATAACAGTCGATTCTTCAGCGTGCGCGCCGGTAGTCCGCCGGGCGCACGCCCGTCCACTTTCGAAACGCGCGCCGGAACGCGCTCGGCTCCGCGAAGCCCAGCGCGGCGGCGATGTCGGCGATGGTTTCGTTCGTATCGGCGAGGCGTGAAATCGCGAGATCGCGCCGAAGCGCGTCCTTGATCGCCTGCAGCGTCGAGCCTTCGCGCGCGAGACGCCGTCTCAGCGTAGCCTCCGCCATATTCAGCGCCGCCGCGATGCCGTCCGCCTCGGGCCAGTCGGCGGGCGCGATCGACTTCAGGCGCTGCCGGATGCGCGCCGCGAGCGAATCCGGATTGCGATACTTGACGATGAAATTCGCAGGCGCGTCGCGCAGAAACAGCTTGAGCGTCGATGCCGACTGCACGACGGAAAGCGTCGCGCATTCGGGCGCGAGATCCACGAACGTTTGCGGCTGATCGAAGCAGAGCGCGTCGCAGAACATCGGGCGATATTCGTCGCTATCGGCGGGCTCAGCGCAGCGAAAGTGCGCCGCGAGCACCGGAATGCGCCTGCCGACGAGCCAGCACAGCAAGCCATACACGAGGATGAAACCGGTCGCGTAGGCGAACATCGTCTTGGGCGCGTTCGCATCGCGAAGGACGATGCGCACGCGCCCCTCGTCGATATGCGGCTCGAACGTCAGCGCGTCGAGCACGAGCCGCATGAAGCCCGCGATGCGCCCGAGCGCTTCCTTGCCGTTGCGGGCGCCGAGCGCCGCATGGCACATCAGCACGAAGCTGCCGCGGCGCATCGGATGCGGGTCCTGGCCGAAGAATTCGTCGTCGAGGGCATCCGCGATCGCGTGCCACAGCTTGCCGTACTGCGCGGGCGACACGCGCGCACGCGGCGAATCGAGCGCGGCGGGCGCGATGTCCGCGGCATCCAGCAGCGTCGCGCGTGCAATGCCGCGCGCTTCGGCACAGCGCAGCGCCGCGTCGACGAGGCTCGCGGCGATCGAATCGCGCTCGACGTGCGTTCGGCGGATTGGGGTTGTCACTAGGTGGCGAAAGCGCTCGGTTAGCGTGATCGTTCTGGTCATCGGCCGGGGGCGGGCGATTGCCTAGACTCGCGAGAGCCGCCGATATCGGCGAAGAAGTGTATCCGAACCACCGACGACGCCCTTTGCGGGTTCAACCATGATCGACAGATTTCTCACCGAAGAGCAGCGCATGATTCGCGATGCCGCGCGCCAGTTCGCCACCGAAGCGCTCGCGCCGAACGCGGGCCAGTGGGACAAGGACGGCGCGATTCCGGACGCCGTCGTGCGTCAACTGGGCGAGCTGGGCTTGCTCGGGATGATCGTGCCGGCCGAACTCGGCGGCACTTACAGCGACTACACCGCCTACGCCCTCGCGATGGAAGAAATCGCGGCCGGCTGCGCCTCGTGCGCGACGATGATGAGCGTGCACAACTCCGTCGGCTGCGGGCCGATACTCGCTTTCGGCACCGATGCGCAAAAGGCCGAATGGCTGCCGAAGCTCGCGAGCGGCGAAGTGATCGGCGCCTTTTGCCTGACCGAGCCGCAAGCGGGATCGGAAGCCAACAATCTGCGCGTGCGGGCCGTCGAGCGCGACGGCCAGTGGGTCATCTCCGGCAGCAAGCAGTTCGTGACGAACGGGCGTCGCGCGGGGGTCGCGATCGTGTTCGCCGTGACCGATCCCGAACTTGGCAAGCGCGGCATTTCCGCCTTCATCGTGCCGACGAACACGCCGGGCTTCAACGTCGGGCCGCAAGAGCACAAACTCGGCATCCGCGCGTCGGATACGTGTCCGATCACCTTCGACGGCTGCGCGGTTCCCGCCGCGAACCTGCTCGGCAAGCGCGGCGAAGGCTTGAAGATCGCGCTGTCGAATCTGGAAGGCGGGCGCATCGGCATTGCGGCGCAGGCGCTCGGCATTGCGCGCGCGGCCTTCGATGCGGCGCGCGCCTACGCGAAGGATCGCGTGCAGTTCGGCAAGCCGATCGCCGAGCATCAATCGGTGGCGAACATGCTCGCCGACATGCAGACGCAGATCAACGCCGCGCGCCTTCTGGTGCTGCACGCGGCGCGCATGCGGACCGAAGGCATCGCTTGCCTGTCGGAGGCATCGCAGGCGAAGCTCTTCGCATCGGAAATGGCCGAGCGCGTGTGCTCGGATGCCATCCAGATTCACGGCGGATACGGCTATCTGCAGGACTATCCGGTGGAACGGCATTACCGCGACGCGCGCATCACGCAGATCTACGAAGGCACGAGCGAGGTGCAGCGCATGGTGATCGCGCGGCACGTCTAGCGGTACGTTCACGAGGAGACGCCATGAATCGAGCCGCGCCGTTCATCGAAGCACGAGATTTTCTGCTGCGTCATCGCACCGATTACGACACCGCGTATCGCGAGTTCAAGTGGCCCGTGCTCGATCGCTTCAACTGGGCGCTCGATTATTTCGATCCGATGGCGCGCGCCAACGATGCGCCCGCGCTGTGCATCGTCGCGGATAGCGGCGAGAAGACGGTCTTCAGCTTCGTGCAGATGAGCGAGCGCTCGGCGCGCGTCGCGAATCACCTGCGCGCGCTCGATGTGAAGCGCGGCGAGCGCATCCTGCTGATGCTGCCGAACCGCGTCGAGTTGTGGGAAACGATGCTCGCCGCGATGAAACTCGGCGCGATCGTGCTGCCGGCCACGACGCAACTGGCGAGCGGCGACCTGCGCGAGCGCATCGCGCTTGGGCGCGTGCAGCATGTCGTCGCCGATGCGGGCGAAACGCACAAGTTCGATGGCATCGACATCGCGGGCGCGAAGCTGTCCGTCGGCGGCGCGCGCGAAGGGTGGCTCGCCTACGAAGCCGCGTATGACGCATCGCCGGATTTCGTTCCGGACGCCGAAACGATGGCGCGCGATCCGTATCTTCTGTACTTCACGTCGGGCACGACGTCGAAGCCGAAGCCCGTCGCGCATACGCACGAAAGCTATCCGGTCGGCCATCTTTCGACGATGTACTGGATCGGGCTGCAACCGGGCGACGTCCACTGGAACATCAGTTCGCCCGGCTGGGCGAAGCACGCGTGGAGTTGCGTTTTCGCGCCGTGGAACGCGCAGGCGTGCGTCTTCATCTATAACTTCAGCCGCTTCGATGCCGCCCGCACGCTCGATGCGCTCGTCGAGCACGAAGTCACGATGCTCTGCGCGCCGCCGACCGTCTGGCGCATGCTGGTGCAGGAGCCGCTCGCGTCGTACCGCGTGAGGCTGCGGGAGATCGTCGGGGCGGGCGAGCCGCTCAATCCGGAAGTCGTCGAGCGCGTGCAGGCCGCGTGGGGCGTGCCGATCCGCGACGGCTACGGTCAGACGGAGACCACCGCGCAGATCGCCAATTCGCCGGGCCAGCGGCTCGTCCCCGGTTCGATGGGGCGTCCGCTGCCCGGCTACCGCGTCGCGCTGCTCGATCCGGAAGGTCGCCCCGCCGACGAGGGCGAGATCGCGCTCGTTCTCGATCCGCCGCCGCTCGGTCTCATGACCGGTTACGCCGATAATCCCGCCGCCACGGAAAACGCGATGCGCGGCGGTTTTTATCGCACGTCCGATGTCGCGTCGCGCGCGGCGGACGGCTATTTCACCTACGTGGGCCGCGCCGACGACGTGTTCAAATCGTCCGATTACCGCCTAAGCCCGTTCGAACTCGAAAGCGTGCTGATCGAACACGAGGCGATCGCGGAAGCCGCTGTCGTGCCGAGTCCTGATCCGTTGCGGCTTTCGGTGCCGAAAGCGTTCGTCACGCTGCGCCACGGTTTCACGATCGGGCCGGAACTCGCGCGCAGCGTGTTCGCGTTTTCGCGCGAGCGGCTCGCGCCGTACAAGCGCATCCGCCGTCTCGAATTCGCCGAATTGCCGAAGACCATCTCCGGAAAAATCCGGCGCGTCGATCTGCGCAGGCAGGAAGCGGCGCGCACGCAAGACGGCGCGCGCGGTGAATTCGAGTTCTGGGAAGACGACTTTCCGGAGCTACGGAAACCCGATGCGTCGCAATCCGCGAAATGAATCGAAAGCAAATGTAACGGAGCGGCCGCGAGGCGAACCGTCTGAACGAGCGCCGGTCGAAAGGGCTCATTCACGTCGGATCAATTCAGGGAGGAACCCGATCATGCCGAATCGGTCGCTACGGAACGCGCTTCTCGCGGCAGCCATCGCAGGCGCGCTCGCGACGCCGGCCGCGTCTTACGCACAAATCAACCTTCAGCAGTTCGGCTTCGGCAACAAGTCGCAGTCGTCGGGACAAAGCGGCGACAACGCCGCGCAGCCGTCCGCGCTCGGCTCGCTCGTGACGAACTATGTCGGCGCGAACCAGCAAGTGCTGAGCGGACAATCGAGCCTCGCCTCGGCCATGGGCATGTCGAGCGTCGCGAGTCAGGCGCAATCGGCGGCGGGCATGCTGTCGAGCGCGACGAGCGGCGGCGCGCCGGACGCGAGCGTGCTGTCGCAACTCGGCGGCACGCAGCAGAGCGTTTCGCAATCGTTGATGCAGGCGTTTACCAACAAGTCGACGACGCCGCCGACCGCCGCGAGCAAGCAGACTTTCACGGACGGGCTGGCGTCGCTCGGGCAGGGCGTCAAGCAGTACGCGGGGCTTCAGTCCGACCTGGGCGCGGTGAAGAACTCGATGAGCATGTCGTCGCTATTGCAGGCCGGGTCCAATCCGGGCACGGCGCAGGCGGCGACGTATATCGCGCAATCCGCGCCGGGACAATTGCAGTCTCTCGTGCAAACGTTGACGCAGGCGGTGCAGTATGCGAAGAGCAACGGCATCTCGGTGCCGTCGATTGCGGCTTCCGCGCTCAGCATGGGCAAGTGACCGCTCGCGTCGAACGCATCGAACGCGGAGCGAAAAAAAGCGGTGAGGCTCGTTGAGCCTCACCGCTTTGCTGTTCAAACCGGTTCGTTCGAAAGCTGCGCCTGGCTTACATCATCGCCGCGCGGCGCAGCGAAAGCCGCGTCAGAATGGGCAGCGTCTTCGCGTGGCGCTGCTGCGAGACGAGCGGCGGCAGAGAGGAAATGTCGGTGACTTCCGCGAGCTTGCGTTCGGGTTGTCCATCGGGCACCCGGCGCGCTTCCAGTACGTCGAGTACGTCGAGCACGCCCAGCGCGGGAGGCTCCACGAGTTCGGCCACTTCCTCCTCGACCGTGAACTCGACCGGTTCCTCGACCTTCAGTCCAAGCGAGCGCCGCACGTCCACGCCGCGCGTGCGCACGCTGAAACCCGCGGCGCGAATCACGCGTTCGCGCGTTCTCCAGAATGCGGCGGCGGACGCGGTCATTGCGTGCATCGAAACATATTCGATAACGATTTGATAACCGCGCACATGCGGATAATGAGCGAGCAATTCACCCGAGCGGATATATCGGGTGTAGCGGTCGATTTTCTTCGTCAGCAATTCCTGATGCCGTTCTTCGTCGTTCCAGTCCATGTCGTCAAAAACGCCGACATAGACTTGCTTGAACAGGATATTGAC includes the following:
- a CDS encoding MATE family efflux transporter, with the translated sequence MTSSPDASQSAALPVRWHRRVLTLALPIVLANLTQPILGAVDTAVAGHLDGPQYLGGVALGGLVFSFVFWGFGFLRMGTTGLVAQAFGARDAVALRASLLRALMLALAIGVAVLVLQAPIVRYALVALGGSAAVQQTASTYCHARIWAAPFALANYVVLGYLLGCQRVRLALVVQVFINAMNVVAVLLSVYRFGWGIAGIGAATAFADFCGFALGVALLWRLRERGLAPLGVRALFDGHAIRRLVAINRDIFIRTLCLLGAFGWFAHLGARQGDALLAANALLLNFQTFTAYGLDGFAHAAEALVGAAAGARDRHAFRQAVKVTMLWSVIGAAGFSVAYWLGGEWIIGQLTDQAVVRAAALRYLPWAAVLPLASVAGFQLDGVFIGATRTRELMVAMGVSFAVFAVAAWALVGAMGNHGLWMALTVFMVTRGGVGGAGGAVERGWVGWLRSGVGFRKCGGGVGRLRDLYLLGAGEVRGA
- a CDS encoding YnfA family protein, producing MKTFLLYVVTAIAEIGGCYFPYRWLKAGGSPWLVVPGALSLALFAWLLTLHETAAGRVYAAYGGVYIGVAIAWLWAIERIRPTVWDITGAAIALVGMSVIAFQPR
- a CDS encoding DUF2891 domain-containing protein: MDKQKPVALDEALASKFAQVALGHLTREYPNKLDHVLASAADAQSPRALHPIFYGSFDWHSCVHGYWLTARLYDCFPGLPEAARIRAVIDEHFTEANVAAEVAYLQRPASRGFERPYGWAWLLALAGQLRSMQSADGARWARSLQPLADAFVERFTEFLPKSTYPLRVGTHFNMAFALTLSLGYARVVGDTAFEQLLTRTAMRWFENDAGCQAWEPAGDEFLSPSLMEAVLMRHVLPDARFAGWLDAFLPRLAAREPATLFTPATVTDRSDGKLAHLDGLNLSRAWCQREIARALPEGDARIAVLQSSADEHLAAGIAHVAGDYMGEHWLATFALLALQA
- a CDS encoding MFS family transporter, giving the protein MSDLPVYTAEDTRRRVFAIVGASSGNLVEWFDFYIYSFLALYFSAAFFPGGNPTVQLLNTAGVFAAGFLMRPIGGWLFGRIADKHGRRNAMMISVLMMCGGSLVITFLPTYASIGAWAPLLLLVARLFQGLSVGGEYGTSATYMSEVALRGRRGFFASFQYVTLIGGQLAALLVLVVLQLFLSTEELKAWGWRVPFFIGACAALISLYLRRSLDETTTAEIRERKEAGTLAGLMHHKAAFMTVVGFTAGGSLIFYTFTTYMQKYLVNTAGMHAKTASNVMTGALLVYMLLQPLFGALSDRIGRRQSMLWFGVLATLCTVPLLHALSGVKSPFMAFVLIVAALAIVSFYTSISGLIKAEMFPPEVRALGVGLSYAVANAVFGGSAEYVALWLKNAGSESAFFWYVTVMCAISLVVSWVMLSPVKEGYLRNEP
- a CDS encoding AraC family transcriptional regulator, which gives rise to MTRTITLTERFRHLVTTPIRRTHVERDSIAASLVDAALRCAEARGIARATLLDAADIAPAALDSPRARVSPAQYGKLWHAIADALDDEFFGQDPHPMRRGSFVLMCHAALGARNGKEALGRIAGFMRLVLDALTFEPHIDEGRVRIVLRDANAPKTMFAYATGFILVYGLLCWLVGRRIPVLAAHFRCAEPADSDEYRPMFCDALCFDQPQTFVDLAPECATLSVVQSASTLKLFLRDAPANFIVKYRNPDSLAARIRQRLKSIAPADWPEADGIAAALNMAEATLRRRLAREGSTLQAIKDALRRDLAISRLADTNETIADIAAALGFAEPSAFRRAFRKWTGVRPADYRRAR
- a CDS encoding acyl-CoA dehydrogenase family protein — its product is MDRFLTEEQRMIRDAARQFATEALAPNAGQWDKDGAIPDAVVRQLGELGLLGMIVPAELGGTYSDYTAYALAMEEIAAGCASCATMMSVHNSVGCGPILAFGTDAQKAEWLPKLASGEVIGAFCLTEPQAGSEANNLRVRAVERDGQWVISGSKQFVTNGRRAGVAIVFAVTDPELGKRGISAFIVPTNTPGFNVGPQEHKLGIRASDTCPITFDGCAVPAANLLGKRGEGLKIALSNLEGGRIGIAAQALGIARAAFDAARAYAKDRVQFGKPIAEHQSVANMLADMQTQINAARLLVLHAARMRTEGIACLSEASQAKLFASEMAERVCSDAIQIHGGYGYLQDYPVERHYRDARITQIYEGTSEVQRMVIARHV
- a CDS encoding AMP-binding protein, whose translation is MNRAAPFIEARDFLLRHRTDYDTAYREFKWPVLDRFNWALDYFDPMARANDAPALCIVADSGEKTVFSFVQMSERSARVANHLRALDVKRGERILLMLPNRVELWETMLAAMKLGAIVLPATTQLASGDLRERIALGRVQHVVADAGETHKFDGIDIAGAKLSVGGAREGWLAYEAAYDASPDFVPDAETMARDPYLLYFTSGTTSKPKPVAHTHESYPVGHLSTMYWIGLQPGDVHWNISSPGWAKHAWSCVFAPWNAQACVFIYNFSRFDAARTLDALVEHEVTMLCAPPTVWRMLVQEPLASYRVRLREIVGAGEPLNPEVVERVQAAWGVPIRDGYGQTETTAQIANSPGQRLVPGSMGRPLPGYRVALLDPEGRPADEGEIALVLDPPPLGLMTGYADNPAATENAMRGGFYRTSDVASRAADGYFTYVGRADDVFKSSDYRLSPFELESVLIEHEAIAEAAVVPSPDPLRLSVPKAFVTLRHGFTIGPELARSVFAFSRERLAPYKRIRRLEFAELPKTISGKIRRVDLRRQEAARTQDGARGEFEFWEDDFPELRKPDASQSAK
- a CDS encoding DUF6572 domain-containing protein — protein: MTMSLRDVDAIDYIGVNILFKQVYVGVFDDMDWNDEERHQELLTKKIDRYTRYIRSGELLAHYPHVRGYQIVIEYVSMHAMTASAAAFWRTRERVIRAAGFSVRTRGVDVRRSLGLKVEEPVEFTVEEEVAELVEPPALGVLDVLDVLEARRVPDGQPERKLAEVTDISSLPPLVSQQRHAKTLPILTRLSLRRAAMM